The Lemur catta isolate mLemCat1 chromosome 6, mLemCat1.pri, whole genome shotgun sequence sequence attccCTTTTGCCTTGTGTTCTAGGCAAATGAAATTAATTGCTTTgaggaaaaagataaatcaaaaataattctaaaatttttggCAAATGATAccacaaaatgaaataagatatgtAGGAGAAGCAGATGTATTCAATTCTATCTATGCTGAGATTGCCATCAAGGGGGAAAATGTTGGTTGGCCattgaaaaatatgaatgatTCTCTAAAGAATAACCTGAAGATTAGCATTTGAAGATGTTTTAATATGATTCCTTTAGTTGCAGATCCACTCAAGCTTGCCATATGTAGGATTTACGAGGAGTAATAATCACAAAAGGAATCATTTGGGCCCAAGGCTACTAAAGCTGGAGGATATTTCAGAACTCAAAATAGTTGCAAAGATCCCCACATCAGGAATTTGCAAGTCTTCATTCTAAGCCTCAACCATTATATTCCCTTTTTTGAATTATCATTTGATGAGCATCTTTATGTATTGGGCACTAGGCTAAACATTTTTGTGTCTCACTTCATGCAATATTCACAACCCATGTGACACATTCCATTATCCACATCTAAAACTGAGAAAACAGCTTTTAAGAATTTCAGTAATTTACCTAAGTTCCCTCAGCTCATTAGTGGTAAAGCTGGGATTTAACCTCAGGGCCTCAGTAGAACAATAGTAGGCACATAGTGGGTACTGTGCCCTATTCTGTCTCTGAACATACTCTATACTACACTCCAGTGGCTTCTTCTATTCCACTATAATTTCAGCCTGTGTATAACCCGTTCCAATCTCTCTAGCCCCATCCATAGAATAGCATTTCAATTTAATTCCCATTACTAACTGGTGATTTATCTCTCtgtttctgagaaaaagaaatatctgttTATCTCAAAGCATATATTGAATCAAACTATACAGTTCATAAATATTGGTCAGTCTATGTATTAATTACCCTCAAGTCAAGTGCCCATTCCTGACTGATTGATTAACTATTAACCAAAAGACCAGTCAGGCCAATCAGAAGCTGCACATAGAGCAGCTTCCCTTAAAGAGAGCATGAATGAGTCAGTAGTAGAAACATCTCTACCCTAGGACATAGATAGGAGGTGAAGCTATGGGAGTTGAAAAGGTCTACAGTACACCAAAAAGAAAAGCTTCCACACAACAGAACCCtaagaaacaaatatataacaattaGTCAGAATatgagaagacagaggaagaaattaatagaaaacagaaaattaggaGAACcagtagaaaaacagaaaatgatgtcaaggaattataaaaagaagagCTTGAAAAATGAGGGAAGATatctgcacttgtatgtttatcacagcacaattcacaattgcaaaaatatagaatcaacctaagtgcccatcagctgatgaatggataaaaaaaatgtgcGTGGGGGggatgtatacacatacacacacacacacacacacacacacacacacacaccgtggaatactactcagccataaaaagagtgaaataatgtcatttgcagcaacctggatggaactggaaaccattgtcctaagtgaagtaactcaggaacaggaAACCAAATActcatgttctcacttttaataagtgggagctaaactatgggtatgcatggtcatacagggTCACATAATGGATATTGGAGGCTCAGAAGGGGGATCTCAGTTGGGACGGggtaagggatgaaaaattacctattgggtacaatatacactatttgggtgacaggtacactaaaagttcagactttaccactatacaatCTCATCagtgtaacaaaaaaaaatttgtaccccctaaatctattgaaattttaaaaaaagaaaaatgaggatacATTCCATAGCAACAAATGCTTCAGCAAtgtcaattcatttattttacacataTACATCTATCCTACTATAGTAGaataatacatatgtgtgtgtatatatatatattatatatgagtatgtatatattttccagGGGACACAGAGTTGTGCAAGAGGTCTTGTTGCTCTCATAGTGGAGTAAACAAATGTTAACAATAACAAAAGTTAATACATAATTTCAATTATGAGCTATACTACAGAGAGAAGATATAATGGTACTTTGAGACCATAGAATAAGAGAACTTGACATTGTGAGAGAGTTTAGGGAAAACCTGCTTTAGAATTGATGCCTAAGCTGAGATATAAAAGAAGAGTGGGAATTGATTAGGTGAAGTAGAGGAGAGAAGAGCATGGCAGACAGAAAGAATGGAACGTGTAAAGCCCCTTTGGCAAGAGGGAACACAATGACTGATAAAAGTCCCTTctgtggctggagtggagagaGCAGGAATTGGACCAGAAAGAGATAATGCTAGAGAGATAGATAGGAGACTGCCATACAAAACCTTGAGGGTCATGTTAAAGGGTTGCTCAGTTGGTTACCCTACAAGCAATAAGCTGGGAGGGAAAGTGGAATGGTTGGCATGATCAGATGAATATTCTGAGACAATTGCTCTAGCTGTGTTAAAGCAGAAGAGATCAAAGAGTGGCATCATGCAAGATTATTCCTGTTTCAATTAACAAAATTCCCACTCATACtggtttaagaaaaaagataatttgttGGCTTGAAGATTGTAAAGCATGGCCAAGAGCAGATATTCAGGCATTTTAGGATCTGGAGGCTTAATGATGTTTTCAGGAATATATCTCTCTGCATCACAGCTCTGCTTTCTACTGTGTTGACTTTATTTTTAGGCATGATATCCTCTCCTAGGGGTGAAATGACAGTTGGCAACCTAAAATCAAAACTCTCATATATTATCACCCCAACAGAAAGAGAGCCTACTTTTCTCTGTAGTTCCAGtaaatatcctaggtctgacatttattgaacaagttAAGTCACATGTCCATCCATGAAACAATCATTATGACCAAGCAAGAGGATGTACTAACGGTCAGGGCAGAATGACTTTCCCACTTCTGGATCCAGATGGTACTGTCAATCCCACCTGAACTATATGacctgagaagagaaaaatgacagcCCTCACAGAAAAACTTGGATGCTGTCACCAGAAGTGgaagatggaaaataattatGGAGGGACAGGTTAAGAGGACCTTATCATATTCCTGGAAAGAAACAGCCATAGTTTGGATTACGGGTAAAGATTTGAGAGGTATTGAAGAGGGTAAATTCATAGGATTTTGTAATTAATTATACAAGAGAGTAAGGGAGATTGAGATATTAGGAATATGTCCTGAATTTCATATTGACATGACTGGTGGTGTCGTTTGCTGAGTCAACACTGGAAGTGAACCGGTTtagaggaagggagagagtggAGAGATGATGCGTTTAATTTGGAATACATTGAGTTGGAGGTACCATTGAGACTTCTAAGAGATTTTAAGAAGACAGTTGAATATATAGGCCTAAAGATCAGGGAAGACATCTGGCCTAGAGGTAAAAGCTTGCCCAAGACTGGAACAGTCCTCTGATTTGAAGTTTATCAGTGACCAGTGACAGTGATAGAGGCAGAAGCCAGATTACAATTAGTGGAATGTGTGAAATAGATACAGCAAGTCTATATTAGTGATTGTGGTGGGTTAAATATGTACACAAATTCAGTACTACTTCCTGCCCTGAAAAGTGAAGTTTAATTTGCCTCTGTTTGATTCTGGGCTGGTATTAGCAACTTGCTTGACCAGAAGAATGTAGCAGAAGTAACGTTCTGGGACTTTCAGTGCTGTCATAAGAAACCTTGTAACTTCTGCTGGAGCCTCCGGGAACATGTGCTGTGAAGAAGCCCAAACAGCCAGCTGAGTGTTGGGCAACTTATTAACTTAAGCCTCAGTTGTCTTATGTGCATAATGGTAAGCACTCAATATTTGCTAGTTACTGCTTTAGCATTATTTCCTGATCAATCTGGAATGAAGTGAATTAGTGACATAATTGTAGATACGATTTAGCTAATTTCCCCCCTTacaaaggattatttttataagattttaacCCTTTAATAATATTAGTTGTCACTACTTATAATATTACAATAAGCTAAATCACTAGTCAGCTAAAATATGGATAATCAAAattcttaaaggaaataaatttgatGGTCTTTTGCTTTTTGTGATGATTGTGGGAACATGCAGTGGTATTTTCAGGCGTACTTTGCCATTCAAGCAGGGCTTTTCTGAAGTTACAAATAGCTGTACTCCAATACCATTCCCAGAAATATCACTTCCGTAAATCATAGAATTAAATTACCACTTTAATCTAGTAACTGTTATAACCCCACCGAGAATTTCAGGAAATACCACTCTGAGATTAAGTATTTGTTAGAATGCCACCTTAAAGAAGAATTTATGGGTAAAATATAGCCACTAATTTTATCTGACTTGCATCTTTCAAAGGAGCAGAAAATAGGGGCAATGGAGACACTCTGAGTTATACAGCAACTTGCATCCACATGGCATTTACCAATTTCCATAACTTCACTGGACTCAGTTTTCATATGTAACTCAGTGAGCTTGCATCTCCCAGGCAGGAGGTAAAGGAGGCTCTTTTGACCCTCATATCCTAGGAACCTCCTCTCCATCAGATTTGCAGATGGGGCAGGAAATACTGGACAGTTGCTCCCAGAAATTTGACTGTTGGTTGGTTGCATACTTTCCACCAGATGAAGTTTAGTGGTCTTATACAAACTCGGAGGCAGCCCAACTGTTCACTGCAGGAGATTTATAGATGACAAAATCCTATCCTTACTTGAATCCTTTGTCAGTTCCACTCTTATTCTCCTCTACTTTTATGGAGAAAAGAACACCTTTCTGAGTCTTCTTTTGGAGAACCAATTTCCAAAGGCCCCTTATCCAAAAAGAAGTATACATGCCTGCAAATGATGTGTTGTGCTGAGTTACTGAGTAGACATCAGCCTTCGATGTCAGCACGTTGGAAATGGGATGAACGGAGCAACCTGGCAGGGAGGGTAGTGTTTTCAATGATGCAGTGATCACCACCTGTATTAAATCTAGACCACTGGAAAAGCTCTAGCTACTCTGAATTATTGTAATATTAAATACACTTTAAAGTAATAGAAATGATTGGTATTTAGTAAGAAAAAACTTTCATTCACTTGAACtaaaaatttcattgttttctgcttaattttataaaatgaaaccaaatatggtaatatgtataaaaattgaacttaaaaaaacaaaccagtatttgaatagtttttttttttttcctttctgattctaCTAAAAACAAATCTCCAACCTCTTCATAGAAGTatcaaaaggagaaaatgtaCTTAGCACAGTGTGTAACAAAAGTGAATAACTCAACTTCAGTTGGAAATATACATGAATCTCTACCATGTCCTCTTCAATTCTCCTCACCTAAAATCCTCGTACTCCCAAATCATGAATGAAGATTTATCTGTGTTCTAAAAAGTTAGCATCCCCTGTCAGGCCATGATGCTAACAGAATGACAGCAGCCAcaacagttgtttttttttttaactcagccCTTTTCCCTCTGTTATGGAATGATTCCCTGATTCCCATTCCTTTAAGTCTCATGACTGCACAAGCACAAGAAAATCATATCAGAGAAAAGGGGAAACCTTCCTGAGATCGGTAGCATTACCCAGCTCTAGCAAAGGGTCTGTATGCTTTGTTTGATTAATGTATGTAAACACAAActcttagcattttaaaataatgtaaaaattagaGGATGAAGCAAGTAATCTATTTTTGTTCTCTGTGAATAGCTACTTTAGATGCTTCAGGGATATTTCCTTTTTACTGTCTCAATGGTAAAGTTATGACAATTATCCCAATGATTGCCTCAACTTAATTTCCCCCttaattgttcaattttttcATGTTAAGTCTTTCTGGAGGAGATTTAAGGTGAAAACAATGAGAGACACACGTCTATTTCCCACACACACGTTCACAAACATATACACaatatgattaataaaataaaatttaaaaagctgtaaaAAGGAGGAAGACAACTGCAATCTGCTTCACTTTACTGTATTTGTATAAGTTTTCTTATTCTGGTACtcttaacaatataaaaaaatcagctccatatctttaaatattttattgacaaTATTAGGATATAGTATGAAGATATTTTCAGGCAGGTAGAAAAAGCAAATATGACAACTTATGATATCTAATCTACCATAGGTATTAAAATTAGataatactttacatttttttaaatttaaacatgtgTTATTGTCTTGAATAACTTCTACCTTCCCTTCTCACAcactatttgaaattatatggTTAAGAactaagataaaagaaaaatttcatttagCAGACTTccttgaaatgtttaaaatggaaatacaatattttcatttgtgaCAGCAACAGAAACTAAACTGGGTCCACAAGATGGTAAGTATTCAGATTTATCTACAAAGCCAACTGTTTAAGTATTTTCAGCCCAGCCTTAAAGATCTAATGTCAACTAGTAATTTTATTAGGGGTGGTCTCTTAAAAGTCATGAACCAAAATATTTCTTGTagtaaacaattttatttatggtGGAATTTCCAAAATTTCTTATATCTTGAAATTATCCACAAAGTACTATTTTGTGCTTACGTTTAAAAGATGCATTATAAGAGAAGATCAAAATATATACCATTAGGCAGTATcgttatatttttatgtaatacaaTATAGCTAAAGgattaaagagaaaagcaaaagttaaatatatttaaaattccttttaacTGATTCCCAGCTGctctaatgtttaaaaaaaataatgatccAAACACCAGAGATAATATTTTGATgagcattatttataaaaatatgtatataagttAAGCATTGCAACTACCTTCAAAACCAATATTACATAGCACTATGTGtctaaagcaaagaagaaaaatgaagaaagtattaATTGCAATGGTGACTTTTTAGTTAAATACACATTCTTATAAAGtggcaataaaatatttacaaatgtacaactgaaaacatatttttatatacaggTCGTCCTGGTTTAGGACTTTTGgggcctccttcctcctctgtgtaaTAGGCCCTCCTGGCAGAACTGATCTAGATTAGGTAATTAGTTCATAGCACATGATAGATAAGCCTGGAACTAGAGGCCCCTGGAGTTGCAGGCTGTGAATCCGTGCTGtcagctggggagagagaggccGGGTCCTGGAGAGGCAACCCTGGTTGCTCTGAGGAGGTGATCCGGTCCACTATGCTGGATAAGCAATCCAGGCTGGATAAGGAGCTTTTATCTGTGGCATATACTAAGGATACaaggagaaaaacattaaaaagaaattatccccAGATAGACAGACTTGCTTATGTTGCCCCTTAAACTGTAGGTCAGTTCCTTTGACACCCAGGGGTTACAGAAAGCCTAATGTAGAAATTTATAGCAAATATCTGGCAAttcctgggggtggaggtgggtagtgggaatatttcaagcaaaaatgtgtgtgtgtgtgtgtgtgtgtgtgtgtgtgtgtgtgtgtggcaggggggaTCTGGAACAGAAGATATGTGTTTATTTTGCTCTGCCAAAGCCTTCCTGTAAGAACCATCACTTCCATTCTCCTCCCAATACTACCTGGATGCACCTATTCTGCTTTGATAGGGTGAATTGTGAGGTTGAACTGGTCTTTAAACTCCTCTCAAGTTATCAATTCTTACCATTTGGTACATCAGGACAGTAGACGCTGTCAAAACTGCTGCTCTTTCTGGACCAGACAGGACTATTACATTCAGGCTATAACACAAGAcacaaaagaaatttgttttcagGTCTTGGCAAAAGATGCTCTGACCTAGGCTGAGGCAGCGCTTGCCCACCAGCTCTGTAAACTAACTGCTCTACGTGGTCATTGCCTTGATTTAGGAAGGGTTAGCCCTCTCCAAATCCCCAGGGCACAGAGGTCAATCTCTGTGCTTCAAGAAGAGGAGAGCAGCAGCAAAGGGGAGAGGGGGTGGAACTCAGCAGCAATGTGCACTGGGTTAACCATGCAAAATGGATTGGAGTAGAAGGAAGCCACACTAATTCAGGGAAAGAACACTTTCCCAGGCAAAAACACATTAAAACCTGGCAGCGTTGGAGCAAACGCCCTCTGAAAAGAATGCATCAACATCTCCTTCCAGCCAGGCCTTAGCAGAGCAGGAACTGGGGACATGTGGGTAtctttttacatttcttcatTAAGTTATAAGCAGTGCCTTCAGATGTTAGTGTATGGCAGCATCCCCAGGTggtatattttggaaataaactgAGTAATGGAGAAAACATCTGATTGATCATTCACAGCCATCTCTCTTACATGCTAACCCTCTATTGCAGTGTACACCTAGAACCCGGTGCAGAGTCAAACTAAAATCTTGTTCAGCACCTGTTTCCTGGTATCTTTCTAAATGTGGACACCTCTCTTTTCTTAAAGTAACTCAGCAATTGTCTCTACCCCACTCCCCCCACTACACCTGGTTTAAATGAGGTGTAAGGATTTTTAGAAAAGATCAGGGCAGCCCGGTAGGTACCAGAGCCCCCGCTTACCATGCCATCGGAGcagttggaggtggggctggtgggCTCGGAACAGCTCTGTCCCGCCAGGCTGTAGTAGTTCTCCACCTGCTCCCTCAGCAACTCCTGCAGGCTCTCGATGTAGCGGATGGCATTCCTGAGGATCTCCACCTTGGGCAGCCTCTGGTTGGGGTTGGTCGTGGTGCACCTTTTGAGCGTCTCGAAAGCCTGGTTGACCTTCTTCAGGCGCCTCCGCTCGCGCATAGTGGCTGCCTTCCGCCGGTCCATGGTGGTGGACTTCCTCTTGCACGCTTTGCAGGCCCACATGAGGCAGTGACCAGCCTGGTGGTGGCCGGTGGGCGCTCGCACGTGCTCGTCTTCGTCGGAGCCCTGCAGCTCCGCTTTGTGCGCCCCGAAGGCAGCCGCTCGGGGCTCAAACTCGTCCCCAAACTCACCCTCCGGGGATGGGATGCAGGAGCCGTCATAGAAGTACTCGGCAGGTGAAAACTGGCAGCCGTCCATCACGTCCATCCTACCGAGAGGCAGGGGGTGCACCTGGACGGCAGCGAGAGGGATAAAGGAGAAACCGGAGCCTAGTGCCTTGCTGCAGACCGGCAAATCCCAGACGGAGCTCCCTGGTCGGTTTCTCTGGCAATTAACAAGGGCAGACGCCTGGTGGCCTGGGTCGACAAGCTGGGGTTGGGGCTATTTATATATTCTTGGGGGAGGGAGGCCCGGCCCCAGCGGCCGGGCATTATTAGCATATCCCACCGCAACCCCCGCGGGGGCTGTCTGGGCAAACCTCCGCCTTTCCTCCAGAGACAATTTGCTGTTTAGTGCCCCTGTTGATGATAATGGTTTCACTGCATTTCTGCTGGGGTGGGAACGGCTCCCCCACCTGCTCACTGGCACTCTCTGCATAACCTGAAC is a genomic window containing:
- the MYF5 gene encoding myogenic factor 5, whose translation is MDVMDGCQFSPAEYFYDGSCIPSPEGEFGDEFEPRAAAFGAHKAELQGSDEDEHVRAPTGHHQAGHCLMWACKACKRKSTTMDRRKAATMRERRRLKKVNQAFETLKRCTTTNPNQRLPKVEILRNAIRYIESLQELLREQVENYYSLAGQSCSEPTSPTSNCSDGMPECNSPVWSRKSSSFDSVYCPDVPNVYATDKSSLSSLDCLSSIVDRITSSEQPGLPLQDPASLSPADSTDSQPATPGASSSRLIYHVL